One Panicum virgatum strain AP13 chromosome 3N, P.virgatum_v5, whole genome shotgun sequence DNA segment encodes these proteins:
- the LOC120667119 gene encoding uncharacterized protein LOC120667119 isoform X4, with translation MAGSFRESAGPGDAAHAPPPTTTPPLSQYLSLDSPAWGPDPKQQQQHWRLPELRRALAADDQADELRRIRASVQDSTGKAKEKVRSLHDAIQKLDKYKNIVTRKRQRSADSGTDKLASSSGALRIGAQNSSAVMSKRVRSSLADARVEGRASVPTRQGPLVSNEKSSPVEKEKSCTRMSATVSGLSEDKLRGLSTGGEGWEKKMKRKRSVGTMLVRGSDADRDVKSVGQHRPANEVRPRSSEGLAYRHGAPTGALAGSKLDGTSQQNNIVSRIQSKTDVDYATQPNERRERHAVVDKDRTTIKGNKANTSEDMQNGSLSPLPKAKACRAPRTSSLVINSSSNFQRSTGGSDEWEEVPPYTNKASPLGGMTNRKRSTHSNASSPPIAWVGQRSQKMSRTRRANVVSPVSNFDEVLSEGSPLDTATRSTLIESGSVLLTKNTPTTKMDNISSPAGLSESEGSAATESKSKEKAMHSGEVGNEGAIAAHNAMGLIFSSNKNRIPLKEELEDGGVRRQGRSGRGTMHVKGCSSIPKEKLDTAETRKPVKGGRPGSEKSESKLGRPPMKKGSDRKASSWHSQAINCEPTDITGEPEDDQEELLAAVNAARSAIVGAYSGPFWKKMEPMLTFISSENLSFLKNQINLVEELETSMSCMSDGEHDIIASSDYQRMQKMEEHSSQVLAPANFSPSSQQSKTNGVGAKGSIGCFSPGNENHTVPQKLEADKWFNEMAPMAHRLLSALIIEDDLPDSNGVQRDILVEFPNSHNPYTVNRYLENELQASAITSNFGLSVDFTHSNSSSVIHQSMCNGFTASSNFINSNSENSVHSENLSDGINFTVYQESGPLHDLIPQISQQCQNSAKDFPFSPYEYQYGQMSVEDKILIELQSIGICPETVPKLEDGEDEDINKMISELRKRLHDQVNQKKCRLHKLDKSIQDTKDLEDRSLERHAMNKLVERAYRKLKGGRVGSSHKAGVSKSANKAAKQLALAFAKRTLARCQKFDETGKSCFSEPSLWSVLSAPLPSSDAKSTEGVERLKHQKLDRTPFDQAGGTKWKKSDRERDHTRDASAKGSGLKSGRHSSGGSGRSGERKNKTKPKQKLAQLSTSGNVLGRVVEPLSSPAVQEPPREPPSERKTQHPTRNTSSNTAQRTTTDAALPVLPGLDDILDVPGGLDGQGNDISSWFTDGLDDSLQDIDLSGALEIPDDDLTQLGFI, from the exons aTGGCGGGGAGCTTCCGCGAGAGCGCGGGGCCGGGGGACGCCGCCCACGCGCCGCCCCCCACGACCACCCCGCCGCTCTCGCAGTACCTCTCCCTCGACTCGCCCGCCTGGGGGCCCGAccccaagcagcagcagcagcactggCGCCTCCCCGAGCTCAGGCgggcgctcgccgccgacgaccaGGCCGACGAGCTCAGGCGGATCCGCGCCAGCGTCCAGGACTCCACGGGCAAGGCCAA GGAGAAGGTCAGGTCGCTGCACGACGCCATCCAGAAGCTCGACAAGTACAAGAACATTGTCACCCGCAAGCGCCAGAGGTCCGCCGACTCGGGCACCGACAAGCTGGCCTCCTCATCGGGTGCGCTCAGGATAGGGGCGCAGAACAGCTCTGCCGTCATGAGCAAGCGCGTGCGCTCCTCCCTCGCGGATGCCCGG GTGGAAGGACGTGCTAGTGTTCCTACAAGGCAGGGTCCTTTGGTTAGTAATGAGAAAAGTTCACCTgtggaaaaggaaaagagctGTACAAGAATGTCTGCTACAGTCTCAGGGCTTTCTGAAGACAAATTGCGAGGTTTATCTACTGGCGGTGAAGGGTGGGAAAAAAAGATGAAGCGCAAACGCTCTGTTGGAACGATGCTTGTTAGAGGCAGTGATGCTGATCGAGATGTCAAGTCTGTGGGTCAACATAGACCAGCCAATGAAGTACGCCCACGATCCAGCGAAGGCCTTGCATACAG GCATGGAGCTCCCACCGGAGCATTAGCAGGTAGCAAGTTGGATGGCACTTCTCAGCAGAACAATATCGTATCCCGTATTCAATCCAAGACAGATGTGGATTATGCCACTCAGCCAAATGAAAGAAGAGAACGTCATGCTGTGGTCGATAAAGATAGGACTACGATAAAAGGAAACAA GGCAAATACTTCTGAGGATATGCAGAATGGAAGTTTAAGTCCCTTGCCCAAGGCTAAAGCATGCAGGGCTCCAAGAACCAGTTCACTTGTTATTAATTCATCTTCTAATTTCCAGCGTTCAACTGGAGGAAGTGATGAATGGGAAGAAGTACCCCCTTACACAAATAAAGCATCGCCTCTGGGAGGCATGACAAATCGCAAACGTTCCACTCATTCAAATGCTTCCTCACCTCCTATTGCTTGGGTTGGGCAACGTTCACAGAAAATGTCGCGGACCAGAAGAGCGAATGTTGTCTCTCCAGTATCAAATTTCGATGAAGTGTTATCTGAAGGATCACCACTTGATACTGCCACTAGATCAACACTTATAGAGTCTGGCAGTGTCTTGCTGACAAAAAACACGCCAACAACCAAAATGGATAACATCTCATCTCCTGCTGGGCTGTCAGAAAGCGAGGGATCAGCTGCAACCGAGAGCAAGTCCAAGGAGAAAGCTATGCATAGTGGTGAAGTGGGGAACGAGGGTGCAATTGCAGCCCATAACGCAATGGGATTGATATTTTCATCAAATAAAAATAGGATTCCTTTGAAAGAAGAGCTTGAAGATGGTGGTGTTCGTCGTCAAGGGAGGAGTGGAAGAGGTACTATGCATGTTAAGGGGTGTTCTTCCATACCAAAAGAAAAATTAGACACTGCAGAAACTAGAAAACCAGTAAAAGGTGGAAGGCCTGGATCTGAAAAGAGTGAGAG TAAGTTGGGACGGCCCCCAATGAAAAAGGGCTCTGACCGCAAAGCTTCATCTTGGCATTCACAGGCTATAAACTGTGAACCTACAGATATAACAG GTGAACCAGAAGATGACCAGGAGGAACTTTTAGCTGCTGTTAACGCTGCTCGCAGCGCTATTG TTGGTGCATATTCTGGCCCTTTCTGGAAGAAAATGGAACCCATGCTAACTTTCATAAGCTCTGAAAATTTATCTTTCTTGAAAAACCAG ATCAACCTTGTTGAAGAGCTTGAGACGAGCATGTCATGCATGTCTGATGGTGAACATGATATAATAGCATCAAGTGATTACCAAAGAATGCAAAAGATG GAGGAGCATTCATCTCAGGTGCTGGCTCCAGCCAACTTTTCTCCCTCATCCCAGCAAAGCAAAACCAATGGAGTCGGAGCGAAAGGATCTATCGGCTGTTTTTCTCCTGGCAATGAAAACCACACAGTACCacagaagctggaagctgacaAATGGTTTAATGAAATGGCTCCAATGGCTCACAGACTCCTTTCAGCTCTAATCATAGAAGATGACTTACCTGATTCCAATGGTGTGCAAAGAGATATTCTTGTTGAGTTTCCAAATAGCCACAATCCTTACACTGTTAACAGATACTTAGAAAATGAACTTCAAGCTAGTGCCATAACATCTAATTTCGGGTTGAGTGTGGATTTCACGCATTCAAACAGTAGTTCTGTGATACATCAGAGCATGTGCAATGGTTTTACAGCTTCAAGCAACTTCATCAATTCAAATAGTGAAAATTCAGTTCATAGTGAGAATTTATCAGATGGAATCAATTTCACTGTATACCAAGAGAGTGGCCCTTTGCATGACTTGATACCACAGATTTCACAGCAATGTCAAAATTCAGCGAAAGATTTCCCTTTTTCTCCATATGAGTATCAATATGGGCAGATGTCAGTGGAAGATAAGATTTTGATTGAGCTGCAAAGTATTGGCATTTGTCCAGAGACAGTG CCAAAGCTGGAGGATGGAGAAGATGAGGACATTAATAAAATGATTTCAGAGTTGAGGAAAAGGCTTCATGATCAG GTGAATCAAAAGAAATGCAGATTACATAAGCTAGATAAATCAATTCAAGATACAAAGGATCTTGAGGATAG AAGCTTGGAGCGACATGCCATGAACAAACTGGTTGAAAGAGCATACAGAAAACTCAAG GGTGGGCGAGTTGGCTCTAGTCACAAGGCTGGTGTCAGTAAGTCTGCCAATAAGGCTGCAAAACAGCTCGCGTTGGCTTTTGCCAAGCGTACTCTTGCTCGGTGCcagaaatttgatgaaacaggGAAGAGCTGCTTCAGTGAGCCATCTCTTTGGAGTGTGCTATCTGCGCCCTTGCCCAGCAGTGACGCAAAATCCACAGAAG GTGTAGAGAGGCTGAAGCATCAAAAACTCGACAGAACTCCATTTGATCAAG CAGGTGGCACAAAATGGAAAAAGAGTGACAGGGAAAGGGATCACACCAGGGATGCATCTGCAAAGGGCTCTGGTTTGAAATCAGGGCGCCACTCATCAGGCGGCAGCGGAAGGAGTGGGGAGCGCAAAAATAAGACAAAGCCAAAGCAAAAGCTGGCACAGTTATCAACTTCTGGAAACGTGCTGGGTAGAGTGGTGGAGCCATTGTCATCACCTGCAGTGCAAGAGCCCCCACGCGAGCCTCCAAGTGAGAGAAAGACCCAGCATCCAACAAGGAATACTTCGAGCAACACTG
- the LOC120667119 gene encoding uncharacterized protein LOC120667119 isoform X5 — translation MAGSFRESAGPGDAAHAPPPTTTPPLSQYLSLDSPAWGPDPKQQQQHWRLPELRRALAADDQADELRRIRASVQDSTGKAKEKVRSLHDAIQKLDKYKNIVTRKRQRSADSGTDKLASSSGALRIGAQNSSAVMSKRVRSSLADARVEGRASVPTRQGPLVSNEKSSPVEKEKSCTRMSATVSGLSEDKLRGLSTGGEGWEKKMKRKRSVGTMLVRGSDADRDVKSVGQHRPANEVRPRSSEGLAYRHGAPTGALAGSKLDGTSQQNNIVSRIQSKTDVDYATQPNERRERHAVVDKDRTTIKGNKANTSEDMQNGSLSPLPKAKACRAPRTSSLVINSSSNFQRSTGGSDEWEEVPPYTNKASPLGGMTNRKRSTHSNASSPPIAWVGQRSQKMSRTRRANVVSPVSNFDEVLSEGSPLDTATRSTLIESGSVLLTKNTPTTKMDNISSPAGLSESEGSAATESKSKEKAMHSGEVGNEGAIAAHNAMGLIFSSNKNRIPLKEELEDGGVRRQGRSGRGTMHVKGCSSIPKEKLDTAETRKPVKGGRPGSEKSESKLGRPPMKKGSDRKASSWHSQAINCEPTDITGEPEDDQEELLAAVNAARSAIVGAYSGPFWKKMEPMLTFISSENLSFLKNQINLVEELETSMSCMSDGEHDIIASSDYQRMQKMEEHSSQVLAPANFSPSSQQSKTNGVGAKGSIGCFSPGNENHTVPQKLEADKWFNEMAPMAHRLLSALIIEDDLPDSNGVQRDILVEFPNSHNPYTVNRYLENELQASAITSNFGLSVDFTHSNSSSVIHQSMCNGFTASSNFINSNSENSVHSENLSDGINFTVYQESGPLHDLIPQISQQCQNSAKDFPFSPYEYQYGQMSVEDKILIELQSIGICPETVPKLEDGEDEDINKMISELRKRLHDQVNQKKCRLHKLDKSIQDTKDLEDRSLERHAMNKLVERAYRKLKGGRVGSSHKAGVSKSANKAAKQLALAFAKRTLARCQKFDETGKSCFSEPSLWSVLSAPLPSSDAKSTEGVERLKHQKLDRTPFDQGGTKWKKSDRERDHTRDASAKGSGLKSGRHSSGGSGRSGERKNKTKPKQKLAQLSTSGNVLGRVVEPLSSPAVQEPPREPPSERKTQHPTRNTSSNTAQRTTTDAALPVLPGLDDILDVPGGLDGQGNDISSWFTDGLDDSLQDIDLSGALEIPDDDLTQLGFI, via the exons aTGGCGGGGAGCTTCCGCGAGAGCGCGGGGCCGGGGGACGCCGCCCACGCGCCGCCCCCCACGACCACCCCGCCGCTCTCGCAGTACCTCTCCCTCGACTCGCCCGCCTGGGGGCCCGAccccaagcagcagcagcagcactggCGCCTCCCCGAGCTCAGGCgggcgctcgccgccgacgaccaGGCCGACGAGCTCAGGCGGATCCGCGCCAGCGTCCAGGACTCCACGGGCAAGGCCAA GGAGAAGGTCAGGTCGCTGCACGACGCCATCCAGAAGCTCGACAAGTACAAGAACATTGTCACCCGCAAGCGCCAGAGGTCCGCCGACTCGGGCACCGACAAGCTGGCCTCCTCATCGGGTGCGCTCAGGATAGGGGCGCAGAACAGCTCTGCCGTCATGAGCAAGCGCGTGCGCTCCTCCCTCGCGGATGCCCGG GTGGAAGGACGTGCTAGTGTTCCTACAAGGCAGGGTCCTTTGGTTAGTAATGAGAAAAGTTCACCTgtggaaaaggaaaagagctGTACAAGAATGTCTGCTACAGTCTCAGGGCTTTCTGAAGACAAATTGCGAGGTTTATCTACTGGCGGTGAAGGGTGGGAAAAAAAGATGAAGCGCAAACGCTCTGTTGGAACGATGCTTGTTAGAGGCAGTGATGCTGATCGAGATGTCAAGTCTGTGGGTCAACATAGACCAGCCAATGAAGTACGCCCACGATCCAGCGAAGGCCTTGCATACAG GCATGGAGCTCCCACCGGAGCATTAGCAGGTAGCAAGTTGGATGGCACTTCTCAGCAGAACAATATCGTATCCCGTATTCAATCCAAGACAGATGTGGATTATGCCACTCAGCCAAATGAAAGAAGAGAACGTCATGCTGTGGTCGATAAAGATAGGACTACGATAAAAGGAAACAA GGCAAATACTTCTGAGGATATGCAGAATGGAAGTTTAAGTCCCTTGCCCAAGGCTAAAGCATGCAGGGCTCCAAGAACCAGTTCACTTGTTATTAATTCATCTTCTAATTTCCAGCGTTCAACTGGAGGAAGTGATGAATGGGAAGAAGTACCCCCTTACACAAATAAAGCATCGCCTCTGGGAGGCATGACAAATCGCAAACGTTCCACTCATTCAAATGCTTCCTCACCTCCTATTGCTTGGGTTGGGCAACGTTCACAGAAAATGTCGCGGACCAGAAGAGCGAATGTTGTCTCTCCAGTATCAAATTTCGATGAAGTGTTATCTGAAGGATCACCACTTGATACTGCCACTAGATCAACACTTATAGAGTCTGGCAGTGTCTTGCTGACAAAAAACACGCCAACAACCAAAATGGATAACATCTCATCTCCTGCTGGGCTGTCAGAAAGCGAGGGATCAGCTGCAACCGAGAGCAAGTCCAAGGAGAAAGCTATGCATAGTGGTGAAGTGGGGAACGAGGGTGCAATTGCAGCCCATAACGCAATGGGATTGATATTTTCATCAAATAAAAATAGGATTCCTTTGAAAGAAGAGCTTGAAGATGGTGGTGTTCGTCGTCAAGGGAGGAGTGGAAGAGGTACTATGCATGTTAAGGGGTGTTCTTCCATACCAAAAGAAAAATTAGACACTGCAGAAACTAGAAAACCAGTAAAAGGTGGAAGGCCTGGATCTGAAAAGAGTGAGAG TAAGTTGGGACGGCCCCCAATGAAAAAGGGCTCTGACCGCAAAGCTTCATCTTGGCATTCACAGGCTATAAACTGTGAACCTACAGATATAACAG GTGAACCAGAAGATGACCAGGAGGAACTTTTAGCTGCTGTTAACGCTGCTCGCAGCGCTATTG TTGGTGCATATTCTGGCCCTTTCTGGAAGAAAATGGAACCCATGCTAACTTTCATAAGCTCTGAAAATTTATCTTTCTTGAAAAACCAG ATCAACCTTGTTGAAGAGCTTGAGACGAGCATGTCATGCATGTCTGATGGTGAACATGATATAATAGCATCAAGTGATTACCAAAGAATGCAAAAGATG GAGGAGCATTCATCTCAGGTGCTGGCTCCAGCCAACTTTTCTCCCTCATCCCAGCAAAGCAAAACCAATGGAGTCGGAGCGAAAGGATCTATCGGCTGTTTTTCTCCTGGCAATGAAAACCACACAGTACCacagaagctggaagctgacaAATGGTTTAATGAAATGGCTCCAATGGCTCACAGACTCCTTTCAGCTCTAATCATAGAAGATGACTTACCTGATTCCAATGGTGTGCAAAGAGATATTCTTGTTGAGTTTCCAAATAGCCACAATCCTTACACTGTTAACAGATACTTAGAAAATGAACTTCAAGCTAGTGCCATAACATCTAATTTCGGGTTGAGTGTGGATTTCACGCATTCAAACAGTAGTTCTGTGATACATCAGAGCATGTGCAATGGTTTTACAGCTTCAAGCAACTTCATCAATTCAAATAGTGAAAATTCAGTTCATAGTGAGAATTTATCAGATGGAATCAATTTCACTGTATACCAAGAGAGTGGCCCTTTGCATGACTTGATACCACAGATTTCACAGCAATGTCAAAATTCAGCGAAAGATTTCCCTTTTTCTCCATATGAGTATCAATATGGGCAGATGTCAGTGGAAGATAAGATTTTGATTGAGCTGCAAAGTATTGGCATTTGTCCAGAGACAGTG CCAAAGCTGGAGGATGGAGAAGATGAGGACATTAATAAAATGATTTCAGAGTTGAGGAAAAGGCTTCATGATCAG GTGAATCAAAAGAAATGCAGATTACATAAGCTAGATAAATCAATTCAAGATACAAAGGATCTTGAGGATAG AAGCTTGGAGCGACATGCCATGAACAAACTGGTTGAAAGAGCATACAGAAAACTCAAG GGTGGGCGAGTTGGCTCTAGTCACAAGGCTGGTGTCAGTAAGTCTGCCAATAAGGCTGCAAAACAGCTCGCGTTGGCTTTTGCCAAGCGTACTCTTGCTCGGTGCcagaaatttgatgaaacaggGAAGAGCTGCTTCAGTGAGCCATCTCTTTGGAGTGTGCTATCTGCGCCCTTGCCCAGCAGTGACGCAAAATCCACAGAAG GTGTAGAGAGGCTGAAGCATCAAAAACTCGACAGAACTCCATTTGATCAAG GTGGCACAAAATGGAAAAAGAGTGACAGGGAAAGGGATCACACCAGGGATGCATCTGCAAAGGGCTCTGGTTTGAAATCAGGGCGCCACTCATCAGGCGGCAGCGGAAGGAGTGGGGAGCGCAAAAATAAGACAAAGCCAAAGCAAAAGCTGGCACAGTTATCAACTTCTGGAAACGTGCTGGGTAGAGTGGTGGAGCCATTGTCATCACCTGCAGTGCAAGAGCCCCCACGCGAGCCTCCAAGTGAGAGAAAGACCCAGCATCCAACAAGGAATACTTCGAGCAACACTG